One Mus musculus strain C57BL/6J chromosome 2, GRCm38.p6 C57BL/6J genomic window, AATTTGAAAAGGCAAACAATAAATACTTTACACTGATCATCTTGTTTGCGGAACCTAGGGACAATAGTGGAGAAGTAAGCCctcaggaaatgaggaaaggggccCAGAACAGGCATCACCACAACGGAGTCCAGCCATTCCCAGCTCTGTGCAGGCCTCTGCGTGGAGATAAGGCATGTGGATACAGCCCCACCTAGTAGGTTTCCTGCTAGGAACTTTGCTGTAGATTTAAAACCTGAAAAGAAAAGTGTTTTTCTTACTCCGGGAGAACAGATTGGAAAGACAGGATGTTCATAAGTTGTAGTGAATGTAAAAGGAACACTTACAGAGGTAGGTATGGGATCCGTGAGGACTTCTCAGGACCACTGAGAGGTGAGAGGGAAAATCAGGAAATCTAGAAAGGTTGGAATAgcagccatttttaaaatttcaagttCTGACTGTATGCTACTTGACCAGATTATCATGTTCTGGAAGTTAATTAATTTTTGCAATTTTCTCGTTGACTGTTTTGCTCTAGCAGATAGTGTGGTAAGGGATCaggaaaggggaagatgtggatgGTAGATGAAAAGCAGATCAGTTATTCATGCTAACTGGGTTTAGCATTTCCTGATCATGCGCCTCATTTGATGTTCTTGTAAGAAAGGAAGCAGAATTACATTCATGAAGAGTTGTTTCCCCTCAGGAAGAGCAGGCTGCAGTGCTTTGACTTAACCGAGGACTTTAATCAGCACTTGAGTCCTGGGGTCATTGGAACCGACAGGAACGCCCCTCCTCACAGTGGTAAAGGAGTTGAGTGTGGCCTTGGGAAACTGTGGCCTTTGCTGAGTGAGGTCGGCCTCCCTGCTGAGGGTAATGGTACCCATTTCCCTCTCATTCTCCCCTGGGGCAAGAAGTATTTACAGCAGCAATTACTATACTCTCCCCAGTGTggcatttgtttttaaatatctcACCTATATTGATGGAGAGTTTAAGGCACTTTCAAATAAAAGATACatgtaaaaagaagaaaacacatgcCTCACAAATACATGGTGACACAAAGTGAAACCTGTGGAATAGATCAGGATGGTAGCTGCTTACTTACCACCTAATTAACAACTAATGTTGTTCAGAATGCCACTATGTGTCACGTATGTGACATATGTGGCCCTTTCCCATTTACTTCCTATAAAAGTAACTAGAGTTGTTCTCCTGATTTCATAGGAGTAGCAGTGATAGTTTGTAATATATTTTCCCCAGGAAGCTGAGGAGAGCATGGCTGCAAGATAAAAGGAGAGGGTGGGTGACCAGGACCAGAAGCCCTGTCTAGATTCTGCTCCTGGCACATTGGCAGTTGTGGTAGACCGTGGTGAGCTCACCTTGTATCTCTGCAACAATGGCCTCTTTCCCTGAGTATTTCTACTGTGGCAGTAGTTTATTTTCACAATGTTTCTGCCCCCATGGACTCTCGTTGTTTTCCTTTCTGGGTTGTCATGATGACATATGGAATAAATGTGGTGTGGAATAACATTGCATCAAAATGCTTCCATGTCCTACCCACCCTTTAAACTTCTCACACGTGTGGGTGCTTTGCTACATGTATATGCGCACCACGTGTGTACCTGGTGCTTAGAGGggccagagagggcattggatcctctggaactcagttacagacagttgtgagctgccatgtgggtgctggaaaccagacATTGGTCTCTTCCAAGAGCACCCAgtgtttacctgctgagccatactTTCAGTCTCAAAGCCAtcctttaaaaacataataatgaTATTCCCGTTGGCTCCTTACACATTACACTAAACTCTATGTTTGCTGGAAGTGTATGGCAGGGTCCTCACAAGTACACGGTGCTGTGAAGTTTTCCATATCTGGGCCGTTTGGTAGAGGAGCTCAGCTCGTTTCTGTGTACAGTCTGAGTCTTAAGTCTGGTATCCTCCTGTAGTTCATGATCTGTGAGCTGTCTGTCTGCCCTCTGTGCATTTTCTGTAGGTACACTCATACAGCCTCCCTCTCTGCCCTTGGTACATTGTCTATAGGTATACAGTCTCTGGCAGTTAAGGAAGTCCCTAGCATACTGTGTATTTTAAATTCTTCCTATAGATGTTTTTCTTTGTGGCTCATATGTACTATACACAAACGTAACCTACACGAAGGGCTCCCCTCTTTGCATTCTCTCCCATAATTTTTGCTGGGGTTTATAAGAGCTTAAATGTTTTTAGTAGATTTGGCTGATTAAGTCCTACACAATGACTGGGTGTCTTACCTACCCGTTCCTCTCACTGTGTACTGTAACTGGGTCAGTTATCTCAGTTAACCTCTGAGTTCTTCCAGTTTCTGTGTTTTTTTGGCTGTGGTAAAATTGTCAACATTCGCTGATACTTAGTTATTTAAAATCTATTCTGTGCAACTGCTGGAGCTGAATCAGCTACAGGAAAGTTTATGAAGTTGTATGTTTTGGAGACGTTGTGAACATTTCTCAGCAGCATCAGTTAAGCTGGGGCCACTGACTCCTGTGCTGACTCCTTCCTTAGGATGCTGGGCAGGTGGTGACGAGCGGCCAGACGCGTCTAGGGAAGGCCAGGTCTTCAAGAGAAAGCCCAAAGCCTTTATTTAGTTGACGGAGAAATAGCTTTTCATTCtccactctctccttcctccccttccagcACTGCGGGGTGACGTCACAGTCCAGTTTTTAGCGGTTTTGCCCATTCTTTATTTGCATTATCAGCTCAGCTTTTCCTAACATCTTTTTGGAATATATTTATTGATaacatttgcttttgtgtttcttaTGGTCTTTAAGGACAATTTTTCTGCACATGTTTTatttagacttttaaaattagtattttatttattaaagtcCAGATTAAAATACCTAGggcttttttttattgtttttgtttcattttaaaaagttagatctagtaattttaacatttttctaaAGAATTTAGTAAATGTTTGGTTCTATTTACAAATAACTACAACTATTTTATTTTCGATTGAgtttatacatttattatatcCAACTTCCTTTCAGCATATCAATGTTTTACATTGGGAACAAATCTTGTGTGGCTATAAAATAACTGATGTCTTCTGGGCAGCAGCTCGGTGGTGCAGCGCCTGCCCTAGCACTGGGAAACAGAGCAACCTAAAAAGAACTCGGAACCCTTCATCCCTAAGACGGTGCTGGGTCTTAATTTTCCTGATGTACCAATGCTATCTGTCTGTGTATTAAAAACTCAAAAGTTCAAATCAGGAACTCATTTACATATGTTAAATTGGTACAAAAAAGGCCAACTGTAGCCAAatcctctttaatatttttaatatatataaataatagaaaaaatagattatttaattaaaaatccaGTGTCAATCAGGTGCTTGCTTCCTTTAAACTTCTCTATGTTTAAGTCTGGATCTTCAGGTGTTGAAATATGTTGGTAAGTGTGAGGACTGGGGTTATAGTGGACGTGCATTCTGGCATTCTTGAGTTCTTAGCAGTGACCCTAACTGAGCCTGCTCCCACTTTGCTCGCTTGCTCGCTTGTCTGCTCTCTCTGGGTTGGTGCCCTTTTGATGGTTTTACATGAAGCCTAGACGCCAGCCCCACTCTTTATTGTTTACTTCTGGCCCTTCTTTTTGAGGCAACCTAATAGAAATTTGtgttactttatttattatttggtaGAACCGTGAATGATTTTCATTGTCGTTATATATCATTATTACTAATCTATAGATTATAGATGGGGAAACCTTGTGTTCAAAGTTAAATACTTGTCCAGGGTCATTTTGGCTGATTCTAGGAGTGATTCCAGATCAGAGCTGTTTATTATTCAAAAGTCGCATCTGCTGCTGTGACCAGAGATGGCCTGAGTTTAGAGGGAAGCGCTCTTTGGCATTAATTGCCTTTGTATATACACTTCTTCAGCATTTAGTTCTTGGGCTTCCTCCATTAGCTGTCTCTGAATCCATCCGACCTACGCTTGCACACTGTAAGTTAGTTTACATGCTGTGACTTAGGCGGTGCTACTCACTCAAAGCCTTCTCAGCCTGCCCACAGGACCCCACGGCCCTGGAACGTGCTCACCTGTGCTTGGTGTTTCTGCATTCAGCTGGCCAATCGCTTTTGGTGCTTACACACTCACTAATGTGTGTCCTTTAGGTGCAGAGACCACACCTCAGCATCTTCAGCTCTGAAGGTGTGTCTGGCACATAGCAGGCAGGCTTTTGACGTTCTCTTTGAGATAGTCGAATCTGTATAGAAAAGGTTAGCACAAAACATACTTGAGGGTACTGAGGCATCCTTTCTCGTGTTTGTACACGTCAGTCAGTTTCATTGTATGTCAAACACTGTGTTCTTGCAATGTGGAAGTAGTAGGAGGCTCCCCAGAAGACGGCAGGAGAAGTACTTCCTAAGTACATCTCTGAGTGGGTTCAAAGAGCCACTAATGCCTCCACCCTGTAGTAGAGTGTGGTGTCCACTGGGTGGTGACAGAGACCTGAGTAAGGCCAGAAATGGACCGGCCtgaggagacagaaaaagagacccTTTCACCTTCCTGGGAAGTTACACTACTATTGGCATTTTGGagcttttaaagagaaaaatgctaaacaaacaaacaaaaacaaagaagaagtaAACATTTGTGTTTTGTCCTAAATTGTATTAAGTTACCTTCTTGTGGGTGGGGAGAAGATAGTCAGGGCTTACATGACTGAAGAGAGGGGAAAAGCCACTGATACGATGTCCTCACACAAAGCTCTGCGAGTGCATGGCTGGAgctcacctgtgctctcaggaaggaggagggaaaagtaCACTTCTGACATGAAGCTGAGCAGAAACATCAGAAGGTGCAAAGCCACATTCCTCTGTTCATTGAGAAGGTCTCTGTTTGAAAGCTGTGGCGAGGGGCGGTAAATACTGACTTAGAAACGCCCACATAATGACGTAATGCGTCTGCTGTTATGTGACCTGTGCTTGAGTCTGCTGAGCATGGGTGCTTGGAGGAATGAGGACATAGGGCATGAGTTAACCCAGAGATCGCGTGCGCACGTGTGCGTCTGAGTGTCCACAGATTTACTTAAGTCTACTTTTGTGATAGAAAATACTTAGAACATAAAATCATACTTGGTAGTGACATTTGTTGCTCCTATGAGATGCACACAGTATTTCCTTGGCCCAGTAAAAGTTGCATACTTAATCTTCActaagaaaggagggagggaggaaggaaaaaagaaaagaaaatcacctTTGCTTGGAAATCATGTAGATTTGTCTCCTTAATTTCATTATAACAGAGGTCAGATTGCTTGACAGAGAAGCTGTGGGTTTGGTCTGGCTGCTGGAACTGAAAGGCCTTTGAGCCATCGTTTAGAACCTGCTTCTGAGAGGGGAGCTCTGCTAGATATAAAGAACGCATGCACTGCGAGTGTGGTTGCCCTGCTGAGATTCATGGGAGCACTACAGTTGTAGTGTAGCCCAACAGTCAGTCAGCAAGTGTTTCTGGAAGCCGTCTGCCGATGCCACCGTCATAGCCTGTGCTGGTCTGGATGAGCCTGACTCctgtaggctcatagatttggatgcttggtccccagttaatggaactgtttgagaaggattaaaaGCTGTGGCCTTAATCCTGTCACttagagtgggctttgaggtttcaaaagctcatgccaggcccagtcactgtctctctgtctgctgtCTGCACCTTGCTTACCttgtttccaccatgatgataatgaactgacaCTGATAATGAACTGTAAGCAAAGCCCcagtaaatgctttctcttataagagtGGCTTTGGTGGTGCTGTctcgtcacagcaatagaagagtaactAAGACGCAAGCCATGCCTTAAGTATCCCTTAGCCTGGGCACACACAAGCATAGCTTTCTGGCCCAGACACTGAGAGGCCCCTCCCTTGCTGCGAAGGACTCTGGGCTAGCTTGCTTCACTGCTTTTAACATTTAGAGAAATTGATTTTTAAGCACTTATAATCTTAGGAGGCACTTTTCTTATACTCCTGTCTGCTGCCTCCTTATTGAAAAATTGTACTGGAGCAAAAAGGCCATGACCTCTAAAGGTTTTGTGCATTTCATATATTTGCCATGTGCCTTCTGCACACAGGGACCTAATGAGGGCTTGCCATTTAGCAGATATTATATGTTCTATGTTCTATAGTAGATAATTTTGTGGATGTTTTTACTCAGTGTTCCCCACTGTCAGTGTGGGCATGTGCCGTTGCTCTGAAGGAATACGAAAGGGGAAGCCACTGGGCAGTGGGAAGACTTCTTTTGGATTGCCTGAAATTGTGGTTGCAGAGGCTGtaaactgtcatgtgggtgctgggaatcgaatgcccgccctctggaagaacagccagtgatcttaactgctgagcctctcTCCAGTCTTATCCCCTTCAACCTTACACAGTGCGCAGGGGGATCCACCGGGCTGGAGAGGCGGCTAAGCTGGTGAAGGCTAGACTCACACCAAAAGTCGGTTTTCCTTCCATATACTAATCTACTTACTTAAATGTAAAGTGTGAGGCAAAaacttttcttgttctttatacTGAAAATAAACTTTCCTGCACCTGTCTAGAGTTTCAGCCTAAATCTTTCTCTTGCTTGCAGTTGGATGTCACGTCAATGTGTGTACAAATCTAGTGTCTCAGGCCTTCACCACAGTAGACTGTGGGAAGCGGGTGGGTGCTGGCGTCAGCTTTGGGTTGAGCTCTGTGTCTGCTCCGTGCTGGCCGTGAACCCTTGAGCAACTtcatctctgcctcagtttcctcccctAGGAGATCATGAAGTCATGTGCCTGTTGTCAGTGTTGTGTCACAGTGTTGACTGATACACAGGGATTAATTACTTAATGAATGTCAACAATTGTGACTGTTGTCATTGTTGCTTATTATTACAATTTAAGTCTACACCACTATTTAAAGTAACTGCTATGCTATACCTCAGATTATAACTCATCTGTTGAAAAGTTTCTAGAGTTTTTCAGTTAACTCAGGACAAACTACCCAGTCCTCTGTGTTGTGTTTTTGGCCTCCTCATGGGGCCTGTCTGCCTTGTTCAGAGAGAGGGTCTTGTTCTTAAGGGCTCTCCTTCCTGTTCTGCGCCACCTACTCctgatttttaattgtttttaccACTttagttttcctgttttttgttttgttttgtttggattggCTGGGACTGGATTGGGTTGGAATGCTGGTGATGGGAACCAGGACCTGCCTTCCACATGCTACTCTGCTGCATGTATTTATTGTCTGTGTCATGTAGGTTCCAAGATCACACTTGGGCGCTTAGCTTGGCAGCCTTCTGGGCCCAGCACAACAAAACATTGAATCATTATTTtaagatcctgaagaaatggaTCTATAGCTGCTATGTACCAACTAAAACTTCCTATAAAGAAACAAGCAGTATGAGACTTCCAAGAGTAGTAAGCATAGTGCCTCCACccctagaaaagaaaggaaaagaagtaacAAGACCGTGGTGAGTGGGGCCATGAGAAAACCCCACCTCCTGCTCACAGCACCTCCTGCAGGTCACAGCCAGGGACCTTATACTCAAGATGTTGTTTTATAATAACAGTTAAAATGCTTTTCAGtttttgcaaatgaaatgtttaaatttttcataGTAATCTGGTAATGTTGTGATAGAGCATTTAAAATACTTTCTGCTAACTGGTCATTTTATTACACCTCCCTCCAACTGCTCACAATTCTCTTAGTTATTTAGAATATAAAagtaagtgggctggagagatggctctgtcagGTCCACTGCTGCTTAGGAAGGACTCcaagctgacaaccatctgtagccCATAGGGCATCTAGTGTTGTCTTCAGTATCCCAGGCCCCAGGCATGCCCATGGTGCACTCGCACGCACGCACACCAGCCAGGCACACTCACAActctttttaattaaataaattacctAATATGGTTTTCatcatttttaagtttctttttctgtctttacatttttaagtaGGGTATTGTTAGGGTGTCTGTTTTCAGTTAGAGAGTATTTTTCTCTTAGTAAGTTATACTGTGGAAATACCCAAGATAATAACAGTCTGGGGAGGACTTGTGGACCAGAGTAAGATATCAAATGACCTTCAACTTTGACAGATCTGCTTCAAGGTAAAAGCAAAGACTTTACTGATTTCCAAACTGCTTTAGTTGAGATGTGTTAAAATGAAAGCAACGTAATGTTAATTCTCAGCCACCGACCAGCTCTGTTTCCTGAGAGCATCACCTCTGCTTAGAAATACAAGAATTGGGTGTTAGGCAGTTGGTGGCCCTCTCCTGTGAGCTGTCCCCATCTGCACAGGGCCTACTTAGGCTCTGACGTTAGCTCTGTCTTGGTGTCCTTTTCTCTACAATTCGTTTCCTGTTAATGCTGACATTTGGCAGTATGAAAGTGTGTGTTTCTACACACATAAGATAATCTACAGTCGTTCACATGTTTGTTGTCCTTCATTCTAGGTAAGGAGGATGAATATCCAAAGAAACCCTTGGGGCAGCTTCCACCTGAGTCTGCTTGTGTTAATCACTTGAGCAACGGACAAAGAAGTGTTGGCCGGCCCAGCCCCAAAACAAGCAGCAGGAGAGAAGATGGATCGCCTCGCAAGAACCATGAGCACTCTCCTGTCCATCACAGTAGAAACGGCACACCAGAAAGAGCCGGCCAGTCACGGCGGAAGTCCGTGGATGAGGGGAGTAAAAATCTCAAGCATGAGGCAGAGTCTCAGAGAAAACCTTCACCGGGTATGCAGGACAGTTCCAGACACTATAACCATGCAGCTGCTAACCAAAATAGCAATGCAATTTCAAACGTCAGGAAGGAATTTATGCCCAAGTGGAGAAAACCATCAGATGCCTCAGCTATTGAAAGAACTACTAAATATGCCGTCGAAGGCAAAAGTCACTCAGCTCTTCCCGCTCTTCCCGTCGCCATCCCAGGCTCTGCTGAGACCCGATTGCCAAACTcaaggcagaagatgaaggctttGGATGGGGGTGAAGGGAAGCGGGGTTCTAACGCTTCCCAGTATGACAACGTGCCTGGGGGTGAGAGTGAGCATGGGGCATCTGCGGAAGAGGGACCAGAGCGGACTCACCCTCACAGTCCAAGGAAGCACCCGGAGCCAAGTCCCAGTCCTCCAAAAGTACCCAACAAGTTTACGTTTAAAGTGCAGCCTCCCAGCCATGTACGATACCCACCCCAGCTACCAGAGGAGGACCACAGAGCTGCATATCCACCCTCCTACAGCAACCCCCCTGTCTACCATGGAAATTCTCCAAAACACGTCCCTACTGCTCACAGTGGTTTTGTGTCTACACAGATCAGCCCCAGGCCTCAAATTAACCCTTCCAGGAGACCTTACGGTTCCTCTCTTTCAGTTGACACTTCTCCAGAGAAAGCCTACAGCCGCCCAACTCCTGTTGTTCTGCCCTCTAGTCGAATTGAAGTCCTTCCCATTGACATGGGTGCCAGGGGCTACGGCAGTTCGGGGTCACCAAAGAATGGACAGTTCATCCTTCCTCCGGTGGACTATTTGCCAGAGAACAGAAAATGGTCAGAAGTTAGTTACACATACAGACCGGAGATGCATGGCCAATCATGGACTCGGGATGCTCACCGTAGCCACTTAAGCAATTTACCAAACTATGCAGCCTTTCAGCACATACCGTTTCAGGCCCATGGCCTTCCAGAAGTGTCTGTAGACAGTCCAGTGAGGTATAAGATGTCTGCAGCTGTGGAAGATGCCAGTCCTCCTGGGTATCCATATGCAGGGCCCTCACCTTCCGCACATCACTACAGAAATGGAGAGGGACTTTCTGTGCAGGAATCAGTGTTGCTGTGAGCGTGTGGCTGTATTCACTGACAAGAGAATAGAAACAATATGCCCACATTGCTATGTTTATAATTGCCAGAGCAGTATTTTTTATATTGTAAACAGCGTGCGCAGCTCAGTGTGTGTCAGTGATAAGAGTGTGGGAAGGCTTCATCCTCTGCAGAGGCTGCTGAAGAAGAGTGGGTCAGCTGCATCCTGGCTGAACCTTTAATAGGGGACCCTGGGGACCCAGCAGTAGCACGAGGGCTGCACACACAGGGCGGCTCTCTGTGCTGGTCCCTTCGTAGCTCCCCAGACCCGCTCTGTTCCGTTGCTGTTAGAACAGTAGACTACTGACCGCTATAGAGCAGATACTCTGAGGGCCGACCCTCGCCTTTTCATAGACAGACGAGGCAACTGCATATAGGTTTTGTCTTTAAAACCACCTTTAATCTagatacatagactaacagtggattttttttaaccCTTTATCTTTCTGCCCACCCTGCCCAAACATATTTTAACCCAGGTTCTAAACTGAAACTGACTAGAGATGAATCCAGCGCCTGACAGAATGTCATTCTCCTTCAGTTGCTGCCATTTTATCTCCTCCTGAAAGCTAAAGGCTCACCACTTGATGGTGCCTAAAGTGGGTCGGTTACCCGAGTGAGCGGCTGCACAGTGCTCACTGAGTCCCCTCATCTCCAGCAGTCTTGGTGCTGCTGTGCCCCGGGCTCTGGTCTGGCCGGGTGTGAGGGAAGTCAGACCTTGCAGGGCCCCAGGCCGCAGAAGATTGCATTTCACAGTCGTGGGGAAGCAGCTCTAACCATAAGGAAGGCTGCTTCTCACCCTGCTTCCCCTTCTCACAGGCTTTCTCTGGCACTCGGTCTTCACAGAGCACAGTGGGTGGATACTGCTAACACTTACTGGGCCCCGGTCGAAATTGTGAAAAATACCCTAATGATTAATAAGGAATTTTAATCTAGAATTTTGATCTTTgtaaaaaaaggggaaaaagggtAGTTTGTTTCAtacttttggaattttttttcagtgaaaaatAACTGAAGttcatggtttttaaaaaagGTGATGATTCCTTTTATGCTATCACACACTACTGTCACCGAGACACTGACAAAGTGCTGGGTTCTCCAAGAGCGATGGCGGCGTCTGTGTAGGTGCTCGCCCACCGTTACCCTCTTCTTGTATCTGAATATCAGAAACTAGAAAGTCCAACAGTGACACTCCCCCTGCTCCAAGGTGGGGACTTAAGTTTGTGAGGtacaagaatatgttttcatgaaAGTAACATTGTTTATCTAGCAAACGtgacaatatttttatgtatataatgaTTCTAATCTAAGTTAATTAATGTGGTAATGATGTTATTAAGTGTGGAAGCAAATGCAGTATATTAAAGGTGAACACCACACTGAAACTCCCAACTCCTGACAGAATAACCAGGCTCTTGATTTAGATCATGTGGAAGGTGagatataaatgtatatagaCATGTAGCTGAGGATATTAATTTCAGTCTTAAAGTGTGACTTGTAAGGAGCCAAGCTGTACAGTTTAGTTCATGATGGCAGCTCTCTGCCTCTTCAGAAAGTATATATCATAGTGGTAAATAAtgtagattatatatatacatatat contains:
- the Usp6nl gene encoding USP6 N-terminal-like protein isoform X3; amino-acid sequence: MTDEEELPYHNAAADRQKQLEIERTSKWLKMLKKWERYKNTEKFHRRIYKGIPLQLRGEVWALLLEIPKMKEETRDLYSKLKHRARGCSPDIRQIDLDVNRTFRDHIMFRDRYGVKQQSLFHVLAAYSIYNTEVGYCQGMSQITALLLMYMNEEDAFWALVKLFSGPKHAMHGFFVQGFPKLLRFQEHHEKILNKFLSKLKQHLDSQEIYTSFYTMKWFFQCFLDRTPFRLNLRIWDIYIFEGERVLTAMSYTILKLHKKHLMKLSMEELVEFLQETLAKDFFFEDDFVIEQLQVSMAELKRAKLDLPEPGKEDEYPKKPLGQLPPESACVNHLSNGQRSVGRPSPKTSSRREDGSPRKNHEHSPVHHSRNGTPERAGQSRRKSVDEGSKNLKHEAESQRKPSPGMQDSSRHYNHAAANQNSNAISNVRKEFMPKWRKPSDASAIERTTKYAVEGKSHSALPALPVAIPGSAETRLPNSRQKMKALDGGEGKRGSNASQYDNVPGGESEHGASAEEGPERTHPHSPRKHPEPSPSPPKVPNKFTFKVQPPSHVRYPPQLPEEDHRAAYPPSYSNPPVYHGNSPKHVPTAHSGFVSTQISPRPQINPSRRPYGSSLSVDTSPEKAYSRPTPVVLPSSRIEVLPIDMGARGYGSSGSPKNGQFILPPVDYLPENRKWSEVSYTYRPEMHGQSWTRDAHRSHLSNLPNYAAFQHIPFQAHGLPEVSVDSPVRYKMSAAVEDASPPGYPYAGPSPSAHHYRNGEGLSVQESVLL
- the Usp6nl gene encoding USP6 N-terminal-like protein isoform X5, with the translated sequence MLKKWERYKNTEKFHRRIYKGIPLQLRGEVWALLLEIPKMKEETRDLYSKLKHRARGCSPDIRQIDLDVNRTFRDHIMFRDRYGVKQQSLFHVLAAYSIYNTEVGYCQGMSQITALLLMYMNEEDAFWALVKLFSGPKHAMHGFFVQGFPKLLRFQEHHEKILNKFLSKLKQHLDSQEIYTSFYTMKWFFQCFLDRTPFRLNLRIWDIYIFEGERVLTAMSYTILKLHKKHLMKLSMEELVEFLQETLAKDFFFEDDFVIEQLQVSMAELKRAKLDLPEPGKEDEYPKKPLGQLPPESACVNHLSNGQRSVGRPSPKTSSRREDGSPRKNHEHSPVHHSRNGTPERAGQSRRKSVDEGSKNLKHEAESQRKPSPGMQDSSRHYNHAAANQNSNAISNVRKEFMPKWRKPSDASAIERTTKYAVEGKSHSALPALPVAIPGSAETRLPNSRQKMKALDGGEGKRGSNASQYDNVPGGESEHGASAEEGPERTHPHSPRKHPEPSPSPPKVPNKFTFKVQPPSHVRYPPQLPEEDHRAAYPPSYSNPPVYHGNSPKHVPTAHSGFVSTQISPRPQINPSRRPYGSSLSVDTSPEKAYSRPTPVVLPSSRIEVLPIDMGARGYGSSGSPKNGQFILPPVDYLPENRKWSEVSYTYRPEMHGQSWTRDAHRSHLSNLPNYAAFQHIPFQAHGLPEVSVDSPVRYKMSAAVEDASPPGYPYAGPSPSAHHYRNGEGLSVQESVLL
- the Usp6nl gene encoding USP6 N-terminal-like protein isoform X1, producing MRTETAVTLQGQPDYLTKDSDQDVALKLAQERAEIVAKYDRGREGAEIEPWEDADYLVYKVTDRFGFLHEEELPYHNAAADRQKQLEIERTSKWLKMLKKWERYKNTEKFHRRIYKGIPLQLRGEVWALLLEIPKMKEETRDLYSKLKHRARGCSPDIRQIDLDVNRTFRDHIMFRDRYGVKQQSLFHVLAAYSIYNTEVGYCQGMSQITALLLMYMNEEDAFWALVKLFSGPKHAMHGFFVQGFPKLLRFQEHHEKILNKFLSKLKQHLDSQEIYTSFYTMKWFFQCFLDRTPFRLNLRIWDIYIFEGERVLTAMSYTILKLHKKHLMKLSMEELVEFLQETLAKDFFFEDDFVIEQLQVSMAELKRAKLDLPEPGKEDEYPKKPLGQLPPESACVNHLSNGQRSVGRPSPKTSSRREDGSPRKNHEHSPVHHSRNGTPERAGQSRRKSVDEGSKNLKHEAESQRKPSPGMQDSSRHYNHAAANQNSNAISNVRKEFMPKWRKPSDASAIERTTKYAVEGKSHSALPALPVAIPGSAETRLPNSRQKMKALDGGEGKRGSNASQYDNVPGGESEHGASAEEGPERTHPHSPRKHPEPSPSPPKVPNKFTFKVQPPSHVRYPPQLPEEDHRAAYPPSYSNPPVYHGNSPKHVPTAHSGFVSTQISPRPQINPSRRPYGSSLSVDTSPEKAYSRPTPVVLPSSRIEVLPIDMGARGYGSSGSPKNGQFILPPVDYLPENRKWSEVSYTYRPEMHGQSWTRDAHRSHLSNLPNYAAFQHIPFQAHGLPEVSVDSPVRYKMSAAVEDASPPGYPYAGPSPSAHHYRNGEGLSVQESVLL
- the Usp6nl gene encoding USP6 N-terminal-like protein isoform X4, whose protein sequence is MSDLHRRNKGGSASSSSMCTQFHRRIYKGIPLQLRGEVWALLLEIPKMKEETRDLYSKLKHRARGCSPDIRQIDLDVNRTFRDHIMFRDRYGVKQQSLFHVLAAYSIYNTEVGYCQGMSQITALLLMYMNEEDAFWALVKLFSGPKHAMHGFFVQGFPKLLRFQEHHEKILNKFLSKLKQHLDSQEIYTSFYTMKWFFQCFLDRTPFRLNLRIWDIYIFEGERVLTAMSYTILKLHKKHLMKLSMEELVEFLQETLAKDFFFEDDFVIEQLQVSMAELKRAKLDLPEPGKEDEYPKKPLGQLPPESACVNHLSNGQRSVGRPSPKTSSRREDGSPRKNHEHSPVHHSRNGTPERAGQSRRKSVDEGSKNLKHEAESQRKPSPGMQDSSRHYNHAAANQNSNAISNVRKEFMPKWRKPSDASAIERTTKYAVEGKSHSALPALPVAIPGSAETRLPNSRQKMKALDGGEGKRGSNASQYDNVPGGESEHGASAEEGPERTHPHSPRKHPEPSPSPPKVPNKFTFKVQPPSHVRYPPQLPEEDHRAAYPPSYSNPPVYHGNSPKHVPTAHSGFVSTQISPRPQINPSRRPYGSSLSVDTSPEKAYSRPTPVVLPSSRIEVLPIDMGARGYGSSGSPKNGQFILPPVDYLPENRKWSEVSYTYRPEMHGQSWTRDAHRSHLSNLPNYAAFQHIPFQAHGLPEVSVDSPVRYKMSAAVEDASPPGYPYAGPSPSAHHYRNGEGLSVQESVLL
- the Usp6nl gene encoding USP6 N-terminal-like protein isoform b (isoform b is encoded by transcript variant 2), with product MNSDQDVALKLAQERAEIVAKYDRGREGAEIEPWEDADYLVYKVTDRFGFLHEEELPYHNAAADRQKQLEIERTSKWLKMLKKWERYKNTEKFHRRIYKGIPLQLRGEVWALLLEIPKMKEETRDLYSKLKHRARGCSPDIRQIDLDVNRTFRDHIMFRDRYGVKQQSLFHVLAAYSIYNTEVGYCQGMSQITALLLMYMNEEDAFWALVKLFSGPKHAMHGFFVQGFPKLLRFQEHHEKILNKFLSKLKQHLDSQEIYTSFYTMKWFFQCFLDRTPFRLNLRIWDIYIFEGERVLTAMSYTILKLHKKHLMKLSMEELVEFLQETLAKDFFFEDDFVIEQLQVSMAELKRAKLDLPEPGKEDEYPKKPLGQLPPESACVNHLSNGQRSVGRPSPKTSSRREDGSPRKNHEHSPVHHSRNGTPERAGQSRRKSVDEGSKNLKHEAESQRKPSPGMQDSSRHYNHAAANQNSNAISNVRKEFMPKWRKPSDASAIERTTKYAVEGKSHSALPALPVAIPGSAETRLPNSRQKMKALDGGEGKRGSNASQYDNVPGGESEHGASAEEGPERTHPHSPRKHPEPSPSPPKVPNKFTFKVQPPSHVRYPPQLPEEDHRAAYPPSYSNPPVYHGNSPKHVPTAHSGFVSTQISPRPQINPSRRPYGSSLSVDTSPEKAYSRPTPVVLPSSRIEVLPIDMGARGYGSSGSPKNGQFILPPVDYLPENRKWSEVSYTYRPEMHGQSWTRDAHRSHLSNLPNYAAFQHIPFQAHGLPEVSVDSPVRYKMSAAVEDASPPGYPYAGPSPSAHHYRNGEGLSVQESVLL